The proteins below are encoded in one region of Erinaceus europaeus chromosome 15, mEriEur2.1, whole genome shotgun sequence:
- the SBK1 gene encoding serine/threonine-protein kinase SBK1 isoform X1, with amino-acid sequence MSVGCPEPEPPRSLPCCGPGPGPAPGMGAGVPLLTEDMQALTLRTVAASDVTKHYELVRELGKGTYGKVDLVAYKGTGTKMALKFVNKSKTKLKNFLREVSITNSLSSSPFIIKVFDVVFETEDCYVFAQEYAPAGDLFDIIPPQVGLPEDTVKRCVQQLGLALDFMHGRQLVHRDIKPENVLLFDRECRRVKLADFGMTRRVGCRVKRVSGTIPYTAPEVCQAGRADGLAVDTGVDVWAFGVLIFCVLTGNFPWEAASGADAFFEEFVRWQRGRLAGLPSQWRRFTEPALRMFQRLLALEPERRGPAKEVFRFLKHELTSELRRRPSQRARKVPAAGERSPPGPLRLDAPAPLKRTVLTEAGPRPAAPSEPLPLPLPEPGLAPPAPPGRTDGRADKGKGQVVLATAIEICV; translated from the exons ATGAGCGTGGGCTGCCCAGAGCCAGAGCCGCCCCGCTCCCTGCCCTGCTGCGGGCCCGGGCCCGGGCCAGCCCCTGGGATGGGTGCAGGCGTGCCCCTCCTCACCGAGGACATGCAGGCGCTCACCTTGCGCACGGTGGCCGCCAGTGACGTCACCAAGCACTACGAGCTGGTCCGGGAGCTGGGCAAGGGCACCTATGGGAAGGTCGACCTGGTGGCCTATAAGGGCACAG GCACAAAAATGGCACTGAAGTTCGTGAACAAGAGCAAGACCAAGCTGAAGAACTTCCTGCGGGAGGTAAGCATCACCAACAGCCTCTCGTCCAGCCCCTTCATCATCAAGGTTTTTGACGTGGTCTTTGAGACAGAAGACTGCTACGTCTTTGCCCAGGAGTATGCGCCTGCAGGGGACCTGTTTGACATCATCCCTCCTCAG gtggggctcCCCGAAGACACGGTGAAGCGCTGCGTGCAGCAGCTGGGGCTGGCGCTGGACTTCATGCACGGGCGGCAGCTGGTGCACCGCGACATCAAGCCCGAGAACGTGCTGCTGTTCGACCGCGAGTGCCGGCGCGTGAAGCTGGCGGACTTCGGCATGACGCGCCGCGTGGGCTGCCGCGTGAAGCGCGTGAGCGGCACCATCCCCTACACGGCGCCCGAGGTGTGCCAGGCCGGCCGCGCCGACGGGCTGGCGGTGGACACGGGCGTGGACGTGTGGGCCTTCGGCGTGCTCATCTTCTGCGTGCTCACCGGCAACTTCCCGTGGGAGGCGGCCTCGGGCGCCGACGCCTTCTTCGAGGAGTTCGTGCGCTGGCAGCGCGGCCGCCTGGCGGGGCTGCCATCGCAGTGGCGCCGCTTCACCGAGCCCGCGCTGCGCATGTTCCAGCGTCTGCTGGCGCTGGAGCCCGAGCGGCGGGGCCCCGCCAAGGAGGTCTTCCGCTTCCTCAAGCACGAGCTCACGTCGGAGCTGCGCCGGCGGCCCTCGCAGCGCGCCCGCAAGGTCCCCGCCGCCGGGGAGCGCTCGCCGCCCGGGCCGCTGCGCCTCGACGCGCCTGCGCCGCTCAAGCGCACGGTGCTGACCGAGGCCGGGCCGCGACCCGCCGCCCCTTCCGagccgctgccgctgccgctgcccGAGCCCGGCCtggcgccccccgcgccccccggcAGGACGGACGGCCGCGCCGACAAGGGcaaaggccaggtggtgctggCCACGGCCATCGAGATCTGCGTCTGA
- the SBK1 gene encoding serine/threonine-protein kinase SBK1 isoform X2: MALKFVNKSKTKLKNFLREVSITNSLSSSPFIIKVFDVVFETEDCYVFAQEYAPAGDLFDIIPPQVGLPEDTVKRCVQQLGLALDFMHGRQLVHRDIKPENVLLFDRECRRVKLADFGMTRRVGCRVKRVSGTIPYTAPEVCQAGRADGLAVDTGVDVWAFGVLIFCVLTGNFPWEAASGADAFFEEFVRWQRGRLAGLPSQWRRFTEPALRMFQRLLALEPERRGPAKEVFRFLKHELTSELRRRPSQRARKVPAAGERSPPGPLRLDAPAPLKRTVLTEAGPRPAAPSEPLPLPLPEPGLAPPAPPGRTDGRADKGKGQVVLATAIEICV, encoded by the exons ATGGCACTGAAGTTCGTGAACAAGAGCAAGACCAAGCTGAAGAACTTCCTGCGGGAGGTAAGCATCACCAACAGCCTCTCGTCCAGCCCCTTCATCATCAAGGTTTTTGACGTGGTCTTTGAGACAGAAGACTGCTACGTCTTTGCCCAGGAGTATGCGCCTGCAGGGGACCTGTTTGACATCATCCCTCCTCAG gtggggctcCCCGAAGACACGGTGAAGCGCTGCGTGCAGCAGCTGGGGCTGGCGCTGGACTTCATGCACGGGCGGCAGCTGGTGCACCGCGACATCAAGCCCGAGAACGTGCTGCTGTTCGACCGCGAGTGCCGGCGCGTGAAGCTGGCGGACTTCGGCATGACGCGCCGCGTGGGCTGCCGCGTGAAGCGCGTGAGCGGCACCATCCCCTACACGGCGCCCGAGGTGTGCCAGGCCGGCCGCGCCGACGGGCTGGCGGTGGACACGGGCGTGGACGTGTGGGCCTTCGGCGTGCTCATCTTCTGCGTGCTCACCGGCAACTTCCCGTGGGAGGCGGCCTCGGGCGCCGACGCCTTCTTCGAGGAGTTCGTGCGCTGGCAGCGCGGCCGCCTGGCGGGGCTGCCATCGCAGTGGCGCCGCTTCACCGAGCCCGCGCTGCGCATGTTCCAGCGTCTGCTGGCGCTGGAGCCCGAGCGGCGGGGCCCCGCCAAGGAGGTCTTCCGCTTCCTCAAGCACGAGCTCACGTCGGAGCTGCGCCGGCGGCCCTCGCAGCGCGCCCGCAAGGTCCCCGCCGCCGGGGAGCGCTCGCCGCCCGGGCCGCTGCGCCTCGACGCGCCTGCGCCGCTCAAGCGCACGGTGCTGACCGAGGCCGGGCCGCGACCCGCCGCCCCTTCCGagccgctgccgctgccgctgcccGAGCCCGGCCtggcgccccccgcgccccccggcAGGACGGACGGCCGCGCCGACAAGGGcaaaggccaggtggtgctggCCACGGCCATCGAGATCTGCGTCTGA